Proteins encoded together in one Streptomyces umbrinus window:
- the rpsM gene encoding 30S ribosomal protein S13 — protein sequence MARVSGVDIPREKRVEVALTYVFGIGRTLSQKTLADTGVNPDTRVRDLSEEELVRIREYVDNNFKTEGDLRREVQADIRRKVEIGCYQGLRHRRGLPVHGQRTSTNARTRKGPRRAIAGKKKPGKK from the coding sequence ATGGCACGCGTTTCCGGTGTTGACATCCCGCGCGAAAAGCGCGTGGAGGTTGCCCTCACCTACGTGTTCGGCATCGGCCGGACCCTCTCGCAGAAGACGCTGGCCGACACCGGCGTCAACCCCGACACCCGCGTTCGTGACCTCTCCGAGGAGGAGCTGGTCAGGATCCGCGAGTACGTGGACAACAACTTCAAGACCGAGGGTGACCTCCGCCGTGAGGTTCAGGCCGACATCCGCCGCAAGGTCGAGATCGGCTGCTACCAGGGTCTGCGCCACCGTCGTGGCCTGCCCGTCCACGGTCAGCGCACCAGCACGAACGCTCGTACCCGCAAGGGCCCGCGTCGCGCCATCGCCGGCAAGAAGAAGCCGGGCAAGAAGTAG
- a CDS encoding DNA-directed RNA polymerase subunit alpha, producing MLIAQRPSLTEEVVDEFRSRFVIEPLEPGFGYTLGNSLRRTLLSSIPGAAVTSIRIDGVLHEFTTVPGVKEDVTDLILNIKQLVVSSEHDEPVVMYLRKQGPGLVTAADIAPPAGVEVHNPDLVLATLNGKGKLEMELTVERGRGYVSAVQNKQVGQEIGRIPVDSIYSPVLKVTYKVEATRVEQRTDFDKLIVDVETKQAMRPRDAMASAGKTLVELFGLARELNIDAEGIDMGPSPTDAALAADLALPIEELELTVRSYNCLKREGIHSVGELVARSEADLLDIRNFGAKSIDEVKAKLAGMGLALKDSPPGFDPTAAADAFGADDDADAGFVETEQY from the coding sequence ATGCTGATCGCTCAGCGTCCCTCGTTGACCGAAGAGGTCGTCGACGAGTTCCGCTCCCGGTTCGTGATCGAGCCGCTGGAGCCGGGCTTCGGTTACACCCTCGGCAACTCGCTCCGCCGGACTCTTCTCTCCTCGATCCCCGGTGCGGCTGTCACCAGCATCCGCATCGACGGTGTCCTGCACGAGTTCACCACCGTGCCGGGCGTCAAGGAAGACGTCACCGACCTGATCCTCAACATCAAGCAGCTCGTCGTGAGCAGTGAGCACGACGAGCCGGTCGTGATGTACCTGCGCAAGCAGGGTCCGGGTCTGGTCACCGCCGCCGACATCGCGCCCCCGGCCGGTGTCGAGGTCCACAACCCCGACCTCGTCCTCGCCACGCTCAACGGCAAGGGCAAGCTGGAGATGGAGCTGACGGTCGAGCGTGGCCGTGGTTACGTTTCGGCTGTTCAGAACAAGCAGGTCGGGCAGGAGATCGGTCGTATTCCGGTCGACTCCATCTACTCGCCCGTTCTGAAGGTCACGTACAAGGTCGAGGCGACGCGTGTCGAGCAGCGCACCGACTTCGACAAGCTGATCGTCGACGTCGAGACCAAGCAGGCGATGCGTCCGCGTGACGCCATGGCCTCCGCCGGTAAGACGCTGGTCGAGCTGTTCGGTCTGGCCCGCGAGCTCAACATCGACGCCGAGGGCATCGACATGGGTCCGTCCCCGACGGATGCCGCGCTCGCTGCCGATCTCGCCCTGCCGATCGAGGAGCTCGAGCTCACCGTTCGGTCGTACAACTGCCTCAAGCGCGAGGGCATCCACTCCGTGGGTGAGCTCGTGGCCCGGTCCGAGGCGGATCTGCTCGACATCCGTAACTTCGGTGCGAAGTCGATCGACGAGGTCAAGGCTAAGCTCGCCGGGATGGGTCTGGCCCTGAAGGACAGCCCGCCCGGATTCGACCCGACCGCCGCCGCCGACGCCTTTGGCGCCGACGACGACGCCGATGCGGGCTTTGTGGAGACCGAGCAGTACTAA
- the rpsK gene encoding 30S ribosomal protein S11: protein MPPKGRQGAAKKVRRKEKKNVAHGHAHIKSTFNNTIVSITDPSGNVISWASAGHVGFKGSRKSTPFAAQMAAESAARRAQEHGMRKVDVFVKGPGSGRETAIRSLQATGLEVGSIQDVTPTPHNGCRPPKRRRV, encoded by the coding sequence ATGCCCCCCAAGGGTCGTCAGGGCGCTGCCAAGAAGGTGCGCCGCAAGGAAAAGAAGAACGTCGCTCACGGTCACGCGCACATCAAGAGCACGTTCAACAACACGATCGTCTCGATCACGGACCCCTCGGGCAACGTGATCTCCTGGGCCTCCGCCGGCCACGTCGGCTTCAAGGGCTCGCGCAAGTCCACCCCCTTCGCCGCGCAGATGGCCGCCGAGTCGGCCGCCCGCCGCGCGCAGGAGCACGGCATGCGCAAGGTCGACGTCTTCGTCAAGGGCCCGGGTTCGGGTCGCGAGACGGCCATCCGTTCGCTGCAGGCGACCGGTCTTGAGGTCGGCTCCATCCAGGACGTGACGCCCACGCCGCACAACGGCTGCCGTCCGCCCAAGCGCCGTCGCGTCTGA
- the rplQ gene encoding 50S ribosomal protein L17, whose protein sequence is MPKPTKGARLGGSAAHEKLLLANLAKSLFEHGKITTTEAKARRLRPYAERLVTKAKKGDLHNRRQVLSVITDKSVVHTLFTEIGPRYENRPGGYTRITKIGNRRGDNAPMAVIELVEALTVAQQATGEAEAATKRSAKDTEAAAVEAKAEETQVEDAKVDVTKADEAAAEESKDA, encoded by the coding sequence ATGCCGAAGCCCACCAAGGGTGCCCGTCTGGGCGGCAGTGCCGCGCACGAGAAGCTGCTTCTCGCGAACCTCGCGAAGTCGCTCTTCGAGCACGGCAAGATCACGACCACTGAGGCGAAGGCCCGTCGGCTCCGGCCGTACGCCGAGCGTCTGGTCACCAAGGCGAAGAAGGGCGACCTTCACAACCGCCGTCAGGTGCTCTCGGTGATCACGGACAAGAGCGTCGTGCACACGCTCTTCACCGAGATCGGCCCGCGCTACGAGAACCGTCCGGGTGGCTACACCCGTATCACCAAGATCGGTAACCGCCGTGGCGACAACGCGCCCATGGCTGTCATCGAGCTGGTGGAGGCCCTGACCGTGGCCCAGCAGGCCACCGGTGAGGCCGAGGCGGCGACGAAGCGCTCCGCGAAGGACACCGAGGCCGCCGCTGTTGAGGCCAAGGCCGAGGAGACCCAGGTCGAGGACGCCAAGGTCGACGTGACCAAGGCTGACGAGGCCGCCGCCGAGGAGTCCAAGGACGCGTAA